A single region of the Paraburkholderia sprentiae WSM5005 genome encodes:
- the rseP gene encoding RIP metalloprotease RseP: MNLLIELLAFAVAIGVLVVVHEYGHYSVARLCGVKVLRFSIGFGKPLAQWVSPKTGTEWTIAALPLGGYVKMLDERESGPGSIPDADLPRAFNRQSVWRRFAIVAAGPVANFLLAIVLFALVFATGVTEPAAVIAAPAPNTPAALAGFEGGETIVGVRTGHSDETEPVRSWSDLRWKLLAAAFDQQRIVLNAKDAHGTSDFPMDLRAVGEKDVDDDLMSRLGFEPGGGKLTVAGVQAGSAAQKAGLVEGDRLRAINGTPADNAAAFIAYVKSHAGVPVTLRVERGGRGGHAAGALEDITIVPQLQRDAASGQQIGRIGAELATQVPSIDVRYGPLESLRLGARRTWDLAVYSVRMFGRMVVGEASLKNLSGPVTIADYAGKSARLGPSAFLSFLALVSISLGVLNLLPIPVLDGGHLLYYLVEAVTGKVVSDRWQLVFQRAGLACIVALSAIALFNDLARLIHF; this comes from the coding sequence ATGAATCTGCTGATCGAACTGCTCGCTTTCGCGGTTGCGATTGGCGTACTCGTGGTGGTCCACGAGTACGGGCACTACAGCGTCGCGCGTCTGTGCGGCGTGAAGGTACTGCGTTTTTCGATCGGCTTCGGCAAGCCGCTCGCTCAATGGGTCAGTCCGAAGACGGGCACCGAGTGGACGATTGCCGCGTTGCCGCTCGGCGGCTACGTGAAGATGCTCGACGAGCGCGAGAGCGGCCCCGGTTCGATTCCCGACGCGGATCTACCGCGCGCGTTCAACCGCCAGTCGGTGTGGCGGCGCTTCGCGATCGTCGCGGCCGGCCCGGTCGCGAATTTCCTGCTTGCGATCGTGCTGTTCGCGCTCGTCTTCGCGACCGGTGTGACCGAACCGGCGGCCGTGATCGCGGCACCCGCGCCGAACACGCCGGCCGCGCTGGCCGGCTTCGAGGGCGGCGAGACGATCGTCGGGGTGCGCACCGGCCATAGCGACGAAACCGAGCCGGTGCGGTCGTGGTCGGACCTGCGCTGGAAGCTGCTTGCCGCCGCGTTTGATCAGCAACGTATCGTCCTCAATGCAAAGGACGCGCACGGCACCTCCGATTTTCCGATGGACCTGCGCGCCGTCGGCGAAAAAGACGTCGACGACGATCTGATGTCGCGCCTCGGCTTCGAGCCGGGCGGCGGCAAGCTGACGGTGGCGGGCGTGCAGGCAGGCAGCGCCGCGCAGAAGGCGGGCCTCGTCGAGGGCGACCGGCTGCGCGCGATCAACGGTACGCCGGCCGATAATGCCGCGGCTTTCATCGCTTACGTAAAATCGCACGCCGGCGTGCCGGTCACGCTGCGGGTGGAGCGCGGCGGCCGCGGCGGTCATGCGGCGGGCGCGCTCGAAGACATCACGATCGTGCCGCAATTGCAGCGCGATGCGGCGAGCGGGCAGCAGATCGGCCGCATCGGCGCAGAGCTCGCGACCCAGGTGCCCTCGATCGACGTGCGCTATGGGCCTCTCGAGAGCCTGCGCCTCGGCGCGCGCCGTACGTGGGACCTCGCCGTGTACTCGGTCCGGATGTTCGGCCGGATGGTCGTCGGCGAGGCATCGCTGAAAAACCTGTCCGGTCCGGTGACGATCGCCGACTACGCAGGAAAGAGCGCACGTCTGGGTCCTTCCGCGTTTCTGTCGTTCCTGGCCCTTGTCAGCATTAGCCTCGGCGTGCTGAACCTGCTACCAATTCCCGTATTGGACGGGGGTCATCTGTTATATTATTTGGTTGAAGCTGTGACCGGTAAAGTTGTCTCCGATCGCTGGCAACTCGTTTTTCAGAGAGCGGGTCTTGCCTGCATCGTCGCGTTGTCGGCGATTGCGCTGTTCAACGATCTGGCTCGTTTAATCCATTTTTAA
- a CDS encoding 1-deoxy-D-xylulose-5-phosphate reductoisomerase, translated as MQKRLTLLGSTGSIGDSTLDVAARHPERFSIYALSAHRNGDKLVEQCLRFAPEVAVVGDPDTAAKVAAKLREAGSRTEVTYGPQALVDVAGSEGCDTVVAAIVGAAGLAPSLAAARSGKRILLANKEALVMSGAIFMDAVRDNGAVLLPVDSEHNAIFQCLPREASLHGGVSKIILTASGGPFRTREPATLVDVTPDEACKHPNWVMGRKISVDSATMMNKGLEVIEAHWLFNLPGERIDVLIHPQSVIHSLVSYADGSVLAQLGNPDMRTPIAHALAFPDRVDSGVAQLDLAEIASLSFEKPDYARFPCLALAMKALAEGGVASAALNAANEIAVEAFLARRIGFMAIAQVVDSVLGALPNRSAHALDDVIEADAAARRAATELIARLPDGARRTERAVQ; from the coding sequence ATGCAAAAACGTCTGACATTGCTCGGTTCCACGGGCTCGATTGGAGACAGCACGCTCGATGTGGCCGCGCGCCATCCCGAGCGTTTTTCGATTTACGCGCTGAGCGCGCATCGCAACGGCGACAAACTGGTCGAGCAATGCTTGCGCTTCGCGCCCGAAGTGGCGGTGGTCGGCGACCCCGACACGGCCGCGAAGGTCGCCGCGAAGCTGCGCGAAGCGGGCAGCAGGACCGAGGTCACGTACGGGCCGCAGGCGCTCGTCGACGTCGCCGGGAGCGAGGGCTGCGACACGGTGGTCGCGGCGATCGTCGGCGCGGCCGGTCTCGCGCCGAGCCTCGCCGCGGCTCGCTCAGGCAAACGCATCCTGCTCGCGAACAAGGAAGCGCTGGTGATGTCCGGCGCGATTTTCATGGACGCGGTGCGCGACAACGGCGCGGTGCTGCTGCCGGTCGACAGCGAACACAACGCGATTTTCCAATGCCTGCCGCGCGAAGCATCGCTGCATGGCGGCGTCTCGAAGATCATCCTGACCGCGTCGGGTGGTCCGTTCCGCACGCGCGAGCCGGCCACGCTCGTCGACGTGACGCCTGACGAAGCCTGCAAGCATCCGAACTGGGTGATGGGCCGCAAGATCTCGGTCGACTCGGCCACGATGATGAACAAGGGCCTCGAAGTGATCGAGGCACATTGGCTGTTCAATCTGCCTGGCGAGCGCATCGACGTGCTGATCCATCCGCAGAGCGTGATCCATTCGCTGGTGTCGTACGCGGACGGCTCGGTGCTCGCGCAGCTCGGCAACCCCGACATGCGCACACCCATCGCGCACGCGCTCGCGTTTCCGGATCGCGTCGATTCGGGCGTCGCGCAACTCGATCTCGCGGAGATTGCGTCGCTGTCGTTCGAGAAACCCGACTACGCGCGTTTCCCGTGCCTCGCGCTCGCCATGAAGGCGCTTGCAGAAGGCGGCGTCGCGAGCGCGGCGCTGAACGCCGCGAACGAAATCGCGGTGGAGGCGTTCCTCGCGCGCCGCATCGGCTTCATGGCGATCGCCCAGGTGGTCGACTCGGTGTTGGGCGCGTTGCCGAACCGCAGCGCGCACGCGCTCGACGACGTCATCGAAGCGGACGCCGCCGCGCGTCGCGCCGCGACCGAACTCATCGCGCGTCTGCCCGACGGCGCCCGTCGCACGGAACGCGCCGTCCAGTGA
- a CDS encoding phosphatidate cytidylyltransferase, with protein sequence MLKTRVITAIVLLAVFLPVTLFAPVGVFGALIAFVVVFAAWEWARLLKLGGAGPVLYALVAALGLVTSTRVGIGTGHARPFFQAAAIFWVIAGPFVLLRKPVLAHGVWRAFLFLAGIVGFIACWHALVAARMQGVPFVLSLLLLVWLADIGAYFSGKAFGKHKLAPAISPGKTWEGAIGGWLLVMIVAAAAIFLHAFEPTLYSALLAQLGALRTVLALTLLVVFSVVGDLFESMMKRQAGVKDSSGLLPGHGGVLDRIDALLPVLPLAMLLLG encoded by the coding sequence ATGCTAAAGACCCGTGTCATCACGGCGATCGTGCTACTGGCAGTGTTCCTGCCTGTCACGCTGTTCGCGCCGGTCGGCGTGTTCGGCGCGCTGATCGCTTTCGTCGTCGTGTTCGCCGCGTGGGAATGGGCACGCCTGCTCAAGCTCGGCGGTGCGGGGCCGGTGCTGTACGCGCTCGTCGCGGCACTCGGGCTCGTCACCAGCACCCGCGTGGGTATCGGCACCGGGCACGCACGGCCGTTCTTCCAGGCGGCCGCCATTTTTTGGGTGATCGCGGGGCCGTTCGTGCTGCTTCGCAAGCCCGTGCTCGCGCACGGCGTGTGGCGCGCCTTTCTGTTTCTTGCCGGCATCGTCGGCTTCATCGCGTGCTGGCATGCTCTCGTCGCCGCGCGCATGCAGGGCGTGCCGTTCGTGCTGTCGCTGCTGCTGTTGGTATGGCTCGCCGATATCGGCGCATACTTCTCCGGGAAGGCGTTTGGCAAGCACAAGCTGGCACCCGCCATCAGTCCGGGTAAAACCTGGGAGGGCGCGATCGGCGGCTGGCTGCTGGTCATGATTGTCGCGGCAGCGGCGATCTTTTTGCACGCGTTCGAGCCGACCCTGTATTCTGCGCTGCTGGCGCAACTGGGCGCGCTGCGCACGGTGCTTGCGCTGACCCTGCTGGTGGTTTTCAGTGTGGTCGGCGATCTATTCGAATCGATGATGAAACGCCAGGCCGGCGTCAAAGACTCGAGCGGCCTGTTGCCGGGGCACGGCGGCGTGCTCGATCGCATCGACGCGTTGTTGCCGGTACTGCCGCTCGCCATGCTGCTGCTGGGCTAG
- the uppS gene encoding polyprenyl diphosphate synthase, which translates to MTYTSSTVRVPEVAAVPRHIAIIMDGNGRWATQRRLPRVAGHTRGVDAVRAAVEACARRGVEYLTLFAFSSENWRRPNEEVSFLMRLFVTALEREIGKLHANGIRLRVVGDLERFDEKIRDLIRRAETKTARNTRLTLTIAANYGGRWDIMQATRKLVEQAAAAGKPVEVNEDAFAEHLSMAYAPEPDLFIRTGGERRVSNFLLWQLAYTEFYFTDTFWPDFDADALGHAIASYAERERRFGRTSAQLEPQSQNADSLPC; encoded by the coding sequence ATGACCTATACCAGCTCAACCGTGCGCGTGCCTGAAGTCGCCGCGGTGCCGCGACATATCGCGATCATCATGGATGGCAACGGCCGTTGGGCCACCCAGCGGCGTCTGCCGCGCGTCGCGGGCCATACGCGCGGCGTCGACGCGGTGCGGGCAGCCGTCGAGGCGTGCGCGCGGCGGGGCGTCGAATATCTGACGCTGTTCGCATTCAGCTCGGAGAACTGGCGCCGTCCGAACGAGGAGGTGTCGTTCCTGATGCGCCTCTTCGTCACCGCGCTCGAGCGCGAGATCGGCAAGCTGCACGCGAACGGTATCCGTTTGCGCGTGGTCGGCGATCTCGAGCGTTTCGACGAGAAGATCCGCGATCTGATCAGACGCGCGGAAACCAAGACCGCGCGCAATACCCGTCTCACGCTGACCATCGCGGCGAACTACGGCGGCCGCTGGGACATCATGCAGGCCACCCGCAAGCTCGTCGAGCAAGCGGCCGCGGCGGGCAAGCCGGTCGAGGTCAACGAGGACGCGTTCGCCGAGCATCTGTCGATGGCTTACGCGCCCGAGCCGGATCTGTTTATCCGCACCGGCGGCGAGCGCCGTGTGAGCAACTTCCTACTGTGGCAGCTCGCCTACACCGAGTTCTATTTCACCGACACGTTCTGGCCGGACTTCGACGCCGACGCGCTCGGTCACGCCATCGCTTCCTATGCCGAGCGGGAACGCCGCTTCGGTCGCACCAGTGCTCAGCTCGAGCCGCAATCGCAGAACGCCGATTCGCTTCCATGCTAA
- the frr gene encoding ribosome recycling factor: MSVADIRKGAEQKMQRSIDAFKNDLSKIRTGRAHTGLLDHIQCDYYGSPVPISQVANLTLIDARTIGVQPWEKKMVQVVEKAIRESDLGLNPATHGDVIRVPMPALTEERRRELTKVVRSEAETAKVAVRNLRRDANEQLKKLVKDKEISEDDERRAGDDVQKLTDKFVAEIDKLVTTKEAEIMTV, translated from the coding sequence ATGTCTGTGGCTGATATCAGGAAGGGCGCTGAACAGAAGATGCAGCGCTCCATCGACGCGTTCAAGAACGACCTGTCGAAGATCCGCACGGGCCGTGCGCATACGGGCCTGCTCGATCATATCCAGTGCGACTATTACGGCTCGCCGGTGCCGATTTCGCAGGTCGCGAACCTGACGCTGATCGACGCGCGCACGATCGGCGTGCAGCCGTGGGAAAAGAAGATGGTCCAGGTCGTCGAAAAGGCGATCCGCGAGTCGGATCTCGGTCTGAACCCGGCCACGCACGGCGACGTGATCCGCGTACCGATGCCCGCGCTGACCGAAGAGCGTCGCCGCGAGCTGACCAAGGTCGTGCGCAGCGAAGCTGAAACGGCCAAGGTGGCTGTGCGCAACCTGCGCCGTGACGCCAACGAGCAACTGAAGAAGCTCGTCAAGGACAAGGAAATCTCGGAAGACGACGAGCGTCGTGCCGGCGACGACGTCCAGAAGTTGACGGACAAGTTTGTCGCGGAAATCGACAAGCTCGTCACGACGAAAGAAGCCGAGATCATGACGGTCTGA
- the pyrH gene encoding UMP kinase — MPTAYKRVLLKLSGEALMGDDAFGINRATIERMVADVAEVVRLGTQLAVVIGGGNIFRGVAGGAAGMDRATADYMGMLATMMNALALQDAMRHAGIEARVQSALRMDQVVEPYIRPRAIRQLEEGKVVIFAAGTGNPFFTTDTAAALRGSEIGAEVVLKATKVDGVYSADPRKDPSATRYTTISFDEAIGRNLQVMDATAFALCRDQKLPIRVFSIVKPGALKRIVQGDDEGTLVHV; from the coding sequence ATGCCCACTGCCTATAAACGCGTCCTGCTCAAACTCTCCGGTGAAGCTCTGATGGGCGACGATGCCTTCGGCATCAATCGCGCGACCATCGAACGAATGGTGGCGGACGTGGCCGAAGTGGTCCGTCTCGGAACGCAGCTGGCCGTGGTGATCGGCGGCGGCAATATTTTTCGCGGCGTGGCGGGCGGTGCGGCGGGTATGGACCGCGCGACGGCCGACTACATGGGTATGCTCGCCACGATGATGAACGCGCTGGCGCTGCAGGATGCGATGCGCCATGCCGGCATCGAAGCGCGCGTGCAATCGGCGCTGCGCATGGACCAGGTCGTCGAGCCGTACATCCGGCCCCGCGCGATCCGCCAGCTCGAGGAAGGCAAGGTCGTGATTTTCGCGGCCGGCACCGGCAACCCGTTTTTCACGACCGACACGGCCGCTGCATTGCGCGGCTCGGAAATCGGCGCGGAAGTGGTGCTGAAGGCGACCAAGGTGGACGGCGTCTATTCGGCTGACCCGAGGAAGGACCCGAGCGCGACCCGTTACACCACAATCAGTTTCGACGAAGCGATCGGGCGCAATCTGCAGGTGATGGACGCGACGGCGTTCGCGCTGTGCCGCGACCAGAAGCTGCCGATCCGCGTGTTTTCGATCGTGAAACCCGGAGCGCTCAAGCGCATCGTGCAAGGTGACGACGAGGGCACCCTCGTCCACGTGTAA
- the tsf gene encoding translation elongation factor Ts gives MAAITASMVAELRAKTDAPMMECKKALTEADGDLARAEELLRVKLGNKASKAASRVTAEGVVASFINGNAGSLVELNCETDFVSKNDDFLAFSKKVAELVATQNPADVAGLSALPLDGQTVDAVRLALVGKIGENLSIRRFVRFDTANKLAAYLHGTRIGVLVEYTGADEQVGKDVAMHIAAMKPVSLSSDDVPADLIAKERSIAEQKAAESGKPAEIVAKMVDGSVQKYLKEVSLLNQTFVKNDKQTIEQMLKAANSSVQKFALFVVGEGIEKKQDDFAAEVAAQVAAAKQQ, from the coding sequence ATGGCGGCAATTACCGCAAGCATGGTTGCAGAACTGCGCGCAAAGACCGACGCGCCGATGATGGAATGCAAGAAGGCGCTGACGGAAGCCGACGGCGATCTGGCGCGCGCCGAAGAACTGCTGCGCGTGAAGCTCGGCAACAAGGCGAGCAAGGCGGCATCGCGCGTGACGGCTGAAGGCGTCGTCGCATCGTTCATCAACGGCAACGCCGGCTCGCTCGTCGAGCTGAACTGCGAAACCGACTTCGTCTCGAAGAACGACGACTTCCTCGCATTCTCGAAGAAGGTCGCCGAACTCGTCGCGACGCAAAACCCGGCTGACGTCGCCGGGTTGTCGGCACTGCCGCTCGACGGCCAGACCGTCGACGCGGTGCGTCTCGCGCTGGTCGGCAAGATCGGCGAAAACCTGTCGATCCGCCGTTTCGTGCGCTTCGACACCGCGAACAAGCTGGCGGCGTACCTGCACGGCACGCGCATCGGCGTGCTGGTCGAGTACACCGGCGCGGACGAGCAGGTCGGCAAGGACGTGGCGATGCACATCGCCGCAATGAAGCCTGTTTCGCTGTCGTCGGACGACGTGCCGGCGGACCTGATCGCCAAGGAACGCAGCATCGCTGAGCAGAAGGCCGCCGAATCGGGCAAGCCGGCTGAAATCGTCGCCAAGATGGTCGACGGCAGCGTGCAGAAGTACCTGAAAGAAGTGTCGCTGCTGAACCAGACGTTCGTGAAGAACGACAAGCAGACGATCGAGCAAATGCTGAAGGCGGCCAACTCGAGCGTGCAGAAGTTCGCATTGTTCGTGGTCGGCGAAGGCATCGAGAAGAAGCAGGACGACTTCGCTGCGGAAGTGGCCGCCCAAGTCGCTGCTGCGAAGCAACAATAA
- the rpsB gene encoding 30S ribosomal protein S2 gives MAVTMRQMLEAGVHFGHQTRFWNPKMAPFIFGHRNKIHIINLEKTLPMYNDALKYARQLASNRGTILFVGTKRQSRDTIAQEAQRAGMPFVNARWLGGMLTNFKTLKVSIKRLKDMEAALEAGETERMSKKEALLFEREMAKLQKSIGGVKDMGGIPDAIFVVDVGYHKIAVTEANKLGIPVIAVVDTNHSPEGVDYVIPGNDDASKAVALYAAGVADAILEGRANAVNEVVQAARGGDGDEFVEVNSEA, from the coding sequence ATGGCAGTTACGATGCGTCAAATGCTGGAAGCAGGTGTCCACTTCGGTCACCAGACCCGCTTCTGGAACCCGAAGATGGCCCCCTTCATCTTCGGTCATCGCAACAAGATTCACATCATCAACCTCGAAAAGACGCTGCCGATGTACAACGACGCGCTGAAATACGCGCGTCAGCTGGCATCGAACCGCGGCACGATCCTGTTCGTCGGTACCAAGCGTCAATCGCGCGACACGATCGCCCAGGAAGCGCAGCGCGCTGGCATGCCGTTCGTCAACGCGCGCTGGCTCGGCGGCATGCTGACCAACTTCAAGACGCTGAAAGTGTCGATCAAGCGCCTGAAGGACATGGAGGCAGCGCTGGAAGCCGGTGAAACCGAGCGCATGAGCAAGAAGGAAGCGCTGCTGTTCGAACGCGAAATGGCCAAGCTGCAGAAGTCGATCGGCGGCGTGAAGGACATGGGCGGCATTCCGGACGCAATTTTCGTGGTTGACGTCGGCTACCACAAGATTGCCGTGACCGAAGCGAACAAGCTCGGCATTCCGGTCATCGCCGTGGTCGATACGAACCACTCGCCGGAAGGTGTGGACTACGTGATCCCGGGTAACGACGACGCCAGCAAGGCCGTCGCCCTGTATGCGGCCGGCGTGGCCGACGCGATCCTCGAAGGCCGTGCCAATGCGGTCAACGAAGTGGTCCAGGCTGCGCGTGGCGGCGACGGCGACGAGTTCGTCGAGGTCAACTCGGAAGCGTAA
- the map gene encoding type I methionyl aminopeptidase: MAITIKNEDDIAKMRVACRLASEVLDYITPFIKAGVTTGELDRLCHEYMLKDQGTVPAPLNYQPPGYPPYPKATCISVNDVICHGIPGDKALKNGDALNIDITVIKDGYFGDTSRMFIVGEGSIMAKRLVQATFECMWLGIDQVRPGAHLGDIGYAIQKHAEGLGYSVVREYCGHGIGTVFHEDPQILHYGRPGTGLELQAGMIFTIEPMINAGRRDIRTMPDQWTVKTKDRSLSAQWEHTVLVTETGYDVLTVSAGTPARPPVVAATA, from the coding sequence ATGGCTATCACCATCAAGAATGAAGACGACATCGCGAAGATGCGCGTCGCCTGCCGGCTCGCGAGCGAAGTGCTCGACTACATCACGCCGTTCATCAAGGCCGGCGTCACCACTGGCGAGCTCGACCGTCTGTGCCACGAATACATGCTCAAAGACCAGGGCACGGTTCCCGCGCCGCTGAATTACCAGCCGCCCGGCTATCCACCCTATCCGAAGGCCACCTGCATTTCGGTCAACGACGTGATCTGCCACGGCATTCCGGGCGACAAGGCGCTCAAGAACGGCGACGCGCTGAACATCGACATCACCGTCATCAAAGACGGCTACTTCGGCGACACGAGCCGCATGTTCATCGTCGGCGAGGGGTCGATCATGGCGAAGCGCCTCGTGCAGGCCACTTTCGAATGCATGTGGCTCGGCATCGACCAGGTTCGCCCCGGCGCGCATCTCGGCGACATCGGCTATGCGATCCAGAAGCATGCCGAAGGCCTCGGCTACAGCGTGGTGCGTGAATATTGCGGCCACGGCATCGGCACCGTGTTCCACGAAGACCCGCAAATCCTGCACTACGGCCGCCCCGGCACAGGGCTCGAACTGCAGGCCGGCATGATCTTCACGATCGAGCCGATGATCAACGCCGGCCGCCGCGACATCCGCACGATGCCCGACCAGTGGACCGTCAAGACCAAGGACCGCAGCCTGTCCGCGCAGTGGGAGCACACCGTGCTCGTCACGGAGACCGGCTACGACGTGCTGACCGTGTCGGCCGGTACGCCCGCGCGCCCGCCCGTGGTCGCGGCCACCGCCTGA
- a CDS encoding [protein-PII] uridylyltransferase has product MSSVPAVAPSHASSLKADYKVAKAQLLERFRTATNVDALMAVLARATDHSLRAAWETCELPDELALVAVGGYGRGELAPHSDIDILVLLPDARLEHLDARIERFISLAWDLGLELGSSVRSVSQCIEEAANDVTVRTSLLEARRITGSTALFDDFARRYRAALDPKAFFQAKVLEMRQRHAKFQDTPYALEPNIKESPGGLRDLQLILWITQAAGFGSSWRELEARGLITEREARELRHNEGFLKSLRARLHVIAGRRQDILVFDLQTPVAQSFGYEPTATKRASEQLMRRYYWAAKAVTQLATILIQNIEAQLFPSTSGITRVLSDRFVEKQGMLEIASDDLFQREPNAILEAFLLYERTPGVKGLSARTLRAIYNARDVMDQHWRRDPENRRLFMEILKQPAGITHAFRLMNQTSVLGRYLLNFRRIVGQMQHDLYHVYTVDQHILMVLRNLRRFAVAEHAHEYPFCSQLIVNFDRPWVLYVAALFHDIAKGRGGDHSTLGMADARRFCRQHGIEGEDGELVVWLVQQHLTMSQVAQKQDTSDPEVIKRFAELVGTERRLTALYLLTVADIRGTSPKVWNTWKGKLLEDLYRTTLAVLGGAQPDAHSELKSRQEEALALLRLETVPEGAQRALWDKLDVGYFLRHDAADIAWQTRVLYRHVETPTPFVRARPSPIGEALQVLVYVKDQPDLFAGICAYFDRNGLSVLDARVSTTRHGYALDNFLVAHTEEDVHYRDIANLVEQELTARLAGHGTLLPGPSKGRLSRLSRTFPITPRVDLRADERGQYYILSVSANDRPGLLYSIARVLAEHRVGVASARINTLGERVEDVFLLEGHGLSDNRLQIQVETELLRAIAV; this is encoded by the coding sequence ATGAGTAGCGTTCCAGCCGTCGCCCCCTCCCATGCCTCGTCGCTCAAGGCGGACTACAAAGTGGCCAAAGCCCAGTTGCTGGAACGCTTCCGAACGGCCACCAACGTCGACGCGTTGATGGCCGTGCTCGCGCGCGCCACGGACCATTCGTTGCGCGCAGCCTGGGAGACCTGCGAGCTGCCCGACGAGCTCGCGCTCGTCGCGGTCGGCGGCTATGGGCGCGGCGAGCTCGCGCCGCATTCCGACATCGACATCCTCGTGCTGCTGCCCGACGCGCGGCTCGAGCATCTGGACGCGCGCATCGAGCGCTTTATCAGCCTCGCGTGGGATCTCGGGCTGGAGCTTGGCAGTAGCGTGCGCAGTGTGTCGCAATGCATCGAAGAAGCGGCCAACGACGTCACGGTGCGTACGTCGCTGCTGGAAGCGCGCCGCATCACGGGCAGCACCGCGCTGTTCGACGATTTCGCTCGACGTTACCGCGCGGCGCTCGACCCGAAGGCGTTCTTCCAGGCGAAGGTGCTCGAAATGCGCCAGCGTCACGCGAAGTTTCAGGACACGCCCTACGCACTCGAGCCGAACATCAAGGAAAGTCCGGGCGGCCTGCGCGACCTGCAGCTGATCCTGTGGATCACCCAGGCGGCCGGCTTCGGCAGCAGTTGGCGCGAGCTCGAAGCGCGCGGGCTGATCACCGAGCGCGAGGCGCGCGAACTGCGCCACAACGAGGGCTTCCTGAAGTCGCTGCGCGCGCGGCTGCACGTGATCGCCGGGCGCCGCCAGGACATTCTGGTGTTCGACCTGCAGACGCCGGTCGCGCAAAGCTTCGGCTACGAGCCGACCGCGACCAAGCGCGCGAGCGAGCAGTTGATGCGCCGCTACTACTGGGCCGCGAAAGCGGTCACGCAGCTCGCGACGATCCTGATCCAGAACATCGAGGCGCAGCTGTTTCCGAGCACGAGCGGCATCACGCGCGTGCTGTCGGATCGCTTCGTCGAAAAGCAGGGCATGCTGGAAATCGCGTCCGACGACCTGTTCCAGCGCGAGCCGAACGCGATCCTCGAAGCCTTCCTGCTCTACGAGCGCACACCCGGCGTGAAGGGTCTGTCGGCGCGCACGCTGCGCGCGATCTACAACGCCCGCGATGTGATGGACCAGCACTGGCGGCGCGATCCGGAAAACCGCCGGCTCTTCATGGAAATCCTGAAGCAGCCGGCCGGCATCACGCATGCGTTCCGGCTGATGAACCAGACGAGTGTGCTCGGACGTTATCTGCTGAATTTCCGGCGCATCGTCGGGCAGATGCAGCACGACCTGTATCACGTGTACACGGTCGATCAGCACATCCTCATGGTGCTGCGCAATCTGCGCCGCTTCGCGGTCGCCGAACATGCGCACGAATACCCGTTCTGCAGCCAGCTGATCGTGAACTTCGACCGGCCGTGGGTGCTGTACGTGGCCGCGCTGTTTCATGACATCGCGAAGGGCCGCGGCGGCGATCATTCCACGCTGGGCATGGCCGACGCGCGGCGTTTCTGCCGGCAGCACGGCATCGAAGGCGAGGATGGCGAGCTGGTCGTGTGGCTCGTACAGCAGCATCTGACGATGAGCCAGGTCGCGCAGAAGCAGGACACGAGCGACCCCGAAGTGATCAAGCGGTTTGCCGAGCTGGTCGGCACCGAGCGCCGTCTGACCGCGCTCTATCTGCTGACGGTCGCCGACATCCGCGGCACCAGCCCGAAGGTCTGGAACACGTGGAAAGGCAAGCTGCTCGAAGACCTCTACCGCACCACGCTCGCCGTGCTAGGCGGTGCTCAGCCGGACGCGCATTCGGAGCTGAAGTCGCGCCAGGAAGAGGCGCTTGCGCTGCTGCGCCTCGAAACCGTGCCCGAAGGCGCGCAACGGGCGCTGTGGGACAAGCTCGACGTCGGCTACTTCCTGCGCCACGACGCGGCGGACATCGCGTGGCAGACGCGCGTGCTGTACCGCCACGTCGAAACACCGACGCCGTTCGTGCGCGCGCGCCCCTCGCCGATCGGCGAGGCGCTGCAGGTGCTCGTCTATGTGAAGGACCAGCCCGACCTGTTCGCTGGCATCTGCGCGTACTTCGACCGCAACGGCCTGTCGGTGCTCGATGCGCGCGTCAGCACGACCCGCCACGGCTACGCGCTCGACAACTTCCTCGTCGCGCACACCGAAGAAGACGTGCACTATCGCGATATCGCCAATCTGGTCGAGCAGGAACTGACCGCGCGCCTCGCTGGCCACGGCACCTTGCTGCCCGGACCGTCGAAGGGCCGGCTGTCGCGGCTATCGCGTACCTTCCCCATTACGCCGCGCGTCGACCTGCGGGCCGATGAGCGCGGGCAATACTACATCCTGTCCGTGTCGGCGAACGACCGGCCAGGCCTTCTTTATTCGATCGCGCGCGTGCTCGCCGAGCATCGGGTTGGCGTCGCCTCGGCGCGGATCAATACGCTCGGCGAACGCGTCGAAGACGTGTTCCTTCTCGAAGGACACGGCCTGTCGGACAACCGCCTGCAAATTCAGGTCGAAACCGAACTACTGCGCGCGATCGCAGTGTGA